TACGGGAGCAGGAAAAGCAGCATTTGATCGAGCAGAAGAAAAAGGAGCTTGAAGTAAAGGTTGCAGAACGGACCCATGATATTCTAATCAAAGAAACTAACCTGAGGGCAATACTTGAAAATACTGACAGCGCCATCTGGCTGGTTGATGAGCAATACAGACTTATCGATTACAACAATGTGTTTGCAAAACTTTGTGATGAGATATATGGTACGTCGCCCGAACGAAACCAGCTGGTGCTGGACATCACGCCGATGAATGTTGAAAAAAACCGCTGGGAGAAAAGATATTATGAAGCTTTGAAAGGGCAAGGCGGAATATTTATTGATCAAAATAAGGTGGCAGGAAAAATTCATCACTTTGAAATATATACTTTCCCAATAGACAGCAATGGCCAGATAACGGGTGTTTCTGCTTTTGCAAGAGATATTACTATTAGAGTTGATGCACTGGATCAACTCAAAAGCCAGAATAAAGCTTTACAAAAAGTAAATAAGGAACTCGACAGTTTTGTTTACAGTGCTTCTCATGATCTAAAAGCTCCATTAGCTTCCATTGCCGGGTTGATATCACTGGTAAGGCGTGAAGAGGACCTGGAGAGTCGGCAAGCCTACTACGATATGGTAGAGCGCTCCATCGCCAGGCTCGACCAGTTTATCAGTGACATTATTGATTATTCCCGAAATGCAAGACTCGAAAAGGATGCAGAGCCTGTAAAGTTTGAAGAAACTATTCTTGAGGTATTTAATGACCTTGCCTACATGACTGATACCCGGGATGTTGCGAAGAATATCAATATTACGCAAAACACAATCTTTAAGACTGACCCGACACGCTTAAAGGTTATATTCCGAAACCTGATCAGCAATGCCATAAAGTATGGTTGCAGTCACGAAGGAAATGACAGAATAGATGTTGACTGTGATGTAAGCACAAGAAAAGCTATTATAAAAATACGGGATTTCGGACCGGGAATTAGTGAGGTACATCGTAAGAAAATATTTGATATGTTTTACCGTGCAGATGAAAATGGGTCGGGCACCGGTCTCGGGTTGTACATTGTAAAGGAAACTATTGAAAAGCTGAATGGCAAAATCAAACTTGTGACCTCAGAAGGTGAAGGTTCAACCTTTATTGTAGAAATACCAAATGCCAAATGATTTGTCGTAAACAAGACTATGGGGGCTTAAGTTTTATTTTTTGAAACTTTAATTAGCTACTTTAGTTATTGACAAAAAGGATGATAACTATGGAATCAAAAAATCAGGAAAGCGGCAGCTTAAAAAAAGCAACGCTTGGAGCAGGTTGCTTCTGGTGTGTGGAGGCTGTTTTTCAGCAGGTTGAGGGTATTGTTGCGGTAGAATCGGGCTATACAGGAGGTAAGGTTAAAAATCCTACTTATCGGGAAGTTTGTAGTGGTTTAACAGGTCATGCAGAGGTTGCTCAGATAACCTATAATCCAAATGTAATTTCTTTTGAGGACTTACTTGAAATATTCTGGAAGACTCATGACCCCACCACACTTAATAAACAGGGAGCGGATATGGGTACTCAATACAGGTCAGCTATTTTTTATCATGATGATGAGCAAAAAGAAATAGCCGAAAAATACAAGCAGGAGCTGGATCAGGCGAAGATTTTTGATGACCGGATTGTAACGGAAATATCCCCTTTGAAAGAATATTATAAAGCAGAGGATTACCACCAGAACTATTACAACCAAAACTCGGCACAGCCTTACTGCTCATATGTAGTGCGTCCGAAAGTAGAGAAGGTGAGAAGATTGTTTGCCGACAGGCTGCAGACCAAATAATTCAACCTGTTATAAAATAAAAACTGCTTCATAGATTAGTTTTCATGGCTATGAAGCAGTTTTTGTTAGTTTTCGACTACTCTTATCTTGTCAGAAGTAGTTTTCCTCTGTACACTTTTCCGGGAGTAGTTACCTTATAAGTGTATATGTCATTCGGTAGTCCGGTAGCATTCAGGTCAAATGAATATTTATTGCCTTTGTTCACCT
This region of Fulvivirga ulvae genomic DNA includes:
- the msrA gene encoding peptide-methionine (S)-S-oxide reductase MsrA; protein product: MESKNQESGSLKKATLGAGCFWCVEAVFQQVEGIVAVESGYTGGKVKNPTYREVCSGLTGHAEVAQITYNPNVISFEDLLEIFWKTHDPTTLNKQGADMGTQYRSAIFYHDDEQKEIAEKYKQELDQAKIFDDRIVTEISPLKEYYKAEDYHQNYYNQNSAQPYCSYVVRPKVEKVRRLFADRLQTK